TGCAGCCCCTGGTTCAGTCAAGACCTATGCAGAAGATATGAGCGATGAGATAATCGGAAAGATCACAATTGCAGGACCTACAACCAATATTGGACTTGCAATACTCTTTATCATAATTGCAGCTTTAATATATCCTTTTTCAACCAATGGAGGAATCTCTCACTTGATATACCTTATTTGTACTGTTGGATTCTCTGTCAACAGCTTTTTGGCCGCATTCAACCTATTGCCGTTTTACAGCTTGGATGGAACCAAGGTCATGAAGTGGAGTGTTGGAGTCTGGATCGTCGCATTTGGCGTTGCCGCAATAATGCTACTCATATCCATTACAATAGGTGCAGAGAATATGGTTGGAATAATCATTGGATTGTAAATGGCAGAAATCAACATAATGCCAAAACAATATTTAATAATTGAAAAAATAGATAAACTTTAAGATAAGAATTCAAAAGGAATTCTTAACTTAAGTTTTGAAAAGCAAATAATAAACTCTTTTTTTTAAAAATCATTTCATCTTAAAGCAGCATATAATAAACCGCAGCTATACTAGGAAGTGCAATGATGATTGTATTTCGAATCATTCTGAAACGATGAATCTTCCATTCCTTTGGAGTCAATTCCTTCATTTTAGGGATTTTCAATACACTCAAGATAATGCTTGCTGCAAGGAAAATGAAATAGCTGTTTATGATGAATAGGTATCCTGCTCCAAGGAGCATGTCCCATCTTCCATTTGCGATTGAATATCCGCAGGTACATAGCGGAGGCATAAGAGCGGTTGCAATTGCAACACCTGGAATGACAGTGTTTGTCTTGTCCAGTCTGGTTTGTCCTATGATTCCGGCAAGTCCTCCGAAGAATGCAATGAGCACATCATAAAATGTTGGAGATGTTCTTGCAAGCAATTCTGCAGTCGGTGCCTTAACAGGAGAGAGGAAGAAATAGATGGAAGCGGCCGCAACACTGATTGCAATCTGTATTGCCAAGCCTGCCATATGATTCTTGAAGAGAGGATAGTCATTTGACACATTCCCATATGCAGAGGCAAGAATGCTTCCCATAATAGGTGAGATGAGCATTGCACCGATGATTACTGCAGTTGAACTCATATTGAGACCTACAGAAGCAATTATCATCGCACATACCATTACACACATATTGGTTCCGGTTATCTTTCCGCCATCAAGAAGACGTTCACGAATCTCCTCATTTGATGCCCTATCCTCAGACAGTGAAAAGGCCATCTTGATCTTTTCAGTTATTGTTTGATTTTGATCTTCATTCACACTCATACTGTCATTTCCTTATTCCTATAAAAACAATTAAAATTTAATACCAAATTCCAGATCCATAGCCTACAACAGATGCATAATCCAAAGTGATGTCACCACTTGTTGAATGCTGTAACAATTCAAAGTTTTTCTGTCCCAATTTCTTGGAAAATTCCATACTTGCCATAGTTGGTCCGTATCCACATATACTAATTTGTTCTTTTTTGACAACTTGATAGAGACCTTCAGTATTTGCATTGAACACTTCATTAAACACAAGGTTGTCATGTTCAATGGTCTTTTCCTGAGACTTAAAATGAGATAAATCGGTACTATCAATCAAAGTGATTTTTCTTCCCATATTTTGGCTGGCTTCATGGATGGAATTTGCAAGATCGATTGAAGCTTCAACTGATTGGTCCATCATGCAGATCGGCACTATCTTGAAATTGCTGTCAAAGTATTTTAAAAATGGAAGCTGAACTTCACAGCTGTGTTCATGCTGATGGGCAGCAAAATCGGCTTTGGCAAAATTGGAATTCTTGATTATTTCATCTGCAAGCTCATTGTCCACATCACAGACCCCATTCGGCACAATCCATGAGCCTTCATTATATACTGAAACTTCAGCACCGTAGCCTGTGTGGTTAGGATGAAGGATTACAAAGGTTTCCGGAAAGCCGTCCTGAACCAGTTTTGAATAGGCATGAGCAGCAGTCGGGCCGGAATAGACATAGCCTGCATGGGGAACCATAATTGCATTCACTTGCTTTTCCTTATTGATTCTGGATAACTTAGGCACTTCTCCAGGACCTAACTTGTGTTTAAAACAATCTTCAATTGATTCATTCAAGTGCTTTACATTACTTTCATAAAATTTGCCTGCAACTATAGGTTCTCTAATCATATTCTCACCCATTTTTAAAATATAATAAAATTAATTAATATTAATTAAATATAGATTTAATTTACTTAATATAAAAATTTATATAAAAAAAGCGAGAATATAAGAAAAAATTTTAAAAATAGATAAAAATTGATAAAAATAGTTTGAAAAGTAAAAATAAAGATTAAATCTTCCCAACTAGTGGAAAGATTTTGATCAAACTTTTGCGAGCCAACGGCGAGTAAAAGTTTGGTTTAGAACTTTAATTCAAAGTCAGAAGATTCAATGTCTAAATCTTCGTCTTCTCCAAGAATTCCTCTTTCTCTTAAGATTTGTCTTGCAAGTAACCAGTAGATTAAAGCGATAGCTTTTCTACCTTTGTTGTTGGATGGAACACAAATATCCACATTTGCAAGTAAGTTTTCAGAATCGCATAAACCTACAACAGGAATACCGTTTTGTTTGGATTCTAAAATAGCTTGAGAGTCGGATCTTGGGTCAGTTACAACAATGACTTTAGGTTCGATGAATTTAGCGTATTGTGGGTTGGTTAAGGTACCTGGGATGAATCTACCAGGGATGGTCTTGCAGCCGGTGATTTCACCGAATTTCTTAACAGGAGCTTGACCGTATTGACGGGTAGCTACAACTAAAATGTCATCTGGGTCGTATTTTGCTAGGAATTTAGCAACAGCTCTGATTCTTTCATCAGTCTTGCGAACGTCCAAGACATATAAACCATCGGATCTTACACGGAAAATGTATTTTTCCATGTCACTAGTCTTTTGTTGGGTACCAATGTGTAACCCAGCAGCCAAATACTTTTCTAACGGGATTAATAAATCTGACACTTTATCACCATATAATATAAAAATCTAATTATTCATTGAAATTTAATTAAATTATTAAAAAATAATTAAAAAATAAGATAAGAATTCCAATAAAATCCAACAAGGAAATTATTTAAGAATTCTTCTCTTGAAATCAACAAATTTATTCATCTTTGATAGTAATGCAGTCGTTAGGACACATGTCGACACATACTTCACATAAAGTACATTCGTCTTCATGATCAGTTACTACTTTGTCTCCGTCTAAGGAAAAGATTTCCATAGGACACATATCTACACATTCACCACATTCTGCATTTTCACATTTGCTTGCATCAATAATAACAGTTGACATTTTTACACCATTTTCTTCTTAAAAATTTTTTATTAATTAATAATTTAATTAATAAACTTGATAAAACACTATAAATTACTTTTATAAAGCCTATTAATCAATTACCTAAAATTAATTATAAACAAAACTTTTTTTGCTATTAAAAAGATTTAATTTAATAATTAATAAATTTAACTACTTATTAAAGTAAATATCGCTCAATTTACCATAATCATGAATTTTCTGAAATTAAAACTTATCAAAATCAATATAAGTCCGCCATTCTTGGATTGGACATTTCCTCTTCAATTCTGATAAGCTCATTCAATTTAGCTATTCTTTCACCGCCTATCGCACCGGTCTTGATCATAGGAGCACCGAATGCTATTGCCAAATGGGCAATGGTCTCATCACAGGTCTCACCGGATCTATGGGATACAACAGGCATTACACCATTTTCCTTGGCCAATCTTACTGTCTCATAAGTGTCAGTCAAAGTGCCTATCTGATTCGGCTTGATGATGATTGCATTTGCAGCTTTCCTTTCAATTCCATAAGCCAATAGCTCACTGTTGGTTACGAAGAGATCATCTCCGCAAATGCGGCATTTGCTCCCTACCTTTCCAGTGAGTTCTGCAAATCCATCAAAATCCTTTTCATCAAAAGGATCTTCAACATAAAACATATGATAAGTATCGATTAGGTCCTTCACATAATCAACTTGGTCTCCGCTGTCTCTCTTGAGACCGTCTTGACCGTAGACATACTTGCCTTCCTCTTCACTCCAGAATTCGGATGAAGCCATATCCAAACCAGGCTTAATTATAAAGCCAAGCTCATCTCCGACCTCTTCACAGGCCTGAGCTTGAATCTCCAAAGCCTGATTATTGGTGATGTTTGGAATCCATCCGCCTTCATCACCTTTACCGCCCGTGAAGCTAGAATCCTTTTTAGATATGAGTTCCTTCAATCTCTTATGAACTTCAACATTGGCGAAAACCGCTTCTGTAATGTCGCTTGCTCCTACAGGAACAACCAGGAACTCCTGAATGTCAGGTGCATTAGGACCTGCATGAGCTCCTCCATTCATCATATTCCCTAATGGATAAGGGATTTCCTTGATGAAATTGCCACCTAGGAAATTGTAAAGGGGCAAGTTATAACTCATTGCTGCCGCTTTGGCTGCAGCCATGGAAACAGCTACAGTGGTGTTTCCTCCGATTGCAGATAGATTTTCGGTTCCATCGATTTCCTTAAGGATCTCATCGATGTCCTCAATGTCCTCAGCAGCCATGCCAATAAGTTCAGAGGAAATCAGATCTTCAACCTCAGTGATTACCTGACTAACTCCTCCTTCCGGGAAAGAAACTACTTCTCTGGAACCTGTGCTTGCACCGCTAGGGGCAGCAGCCCTTCCAAATCCGTTCCAAGTAATTATGTCCACTTCAACAGTGGGATTTCCCCTGCTGTCTAAAATCTTTCTAACACGAACATCTTCGATTACGCTATCCAAAATAACACCTCAAAGCAAAAGAACAGTTCAAGAACCATTCTTTAAATTATTCAGATATTATTAAGATAATGCAAAACAACTAGCTTTTTAGGATTTTGGACAAATTAATGAATTACTAACTAAATGCTGACTTTTAAACCTAGTATTAACTAATGAATGACAATCATAATTAATTAAACCTAGTATTCACTATTTAATTAATAATCAAACCAATGAGATTCAAAGAATCCTTTAATTCGTCTTACCATAAAATCTATAATGGATATAAAATCATAAAAAAACTAGAAGGTTGATTTATAGATTGCATATGATATTCTTAATTTGAGAAATAAATAAATTTAAATGATTTTAATAATTTATTTATAATAATATTAAGTCTTTTATTATTTAAATACTTAATCATGAAGAATATATTAAATAAATATATCTCAATAATATTTTGCTAATTTAAGTTTAGCAAACCAATTCTTTTAATTAAAAAAGAATAAAATATTTCGCTGATTAAAGTTTAGCACCCTATTCTTTTTATTAAAAAAGAATAAGAATAAAGAATAAAAAATTTATTCTTTGTGTCTAACGTTTAAAGGCAAAATGCCTAATTCAAGTTCCTTAGTAGCTATATCAATAGGATCAAGAGATTTGGAACTTTTAAGGAATTTATCGATTTCCTTGTGTTTCATAGGCTTTGCACCCATGGAAAGTTGAATAGCCCTTGCACCTAAGACTCTAGCCTTCTCGAATCTTGTTAATTTTTTTGTATTGTCTTTATTTGCAGCCATTATTTAACTCCTAATTATTAAACAATAATCAATTGTATAAACTATTAATAGCTAATTAATTCTCATAAATGGAGAATAATCATAAGTTAAATGAAAAATATAAAAATGACAATGATTATTCCCAAGTTTCAACATGAGAAATTAACATTCTTCTACAACAATATCTTGTAATACCCATATCATCCAAAATATCTTTTGACTCTTCACCATCAGCTAATCTACGGTTATATTCATCAAAATATGCAGAAACGGGTTTTCCACAACTTATACATCGTATAGGTATCATATAATCATCATTTCCTTTTTATATAAAACATTGCATAATTAAAAAAATGCAATTCAATTAAATTTTACAGCTTTTTCCAATCATAAATGAAAAATTAAAAAGATTGGAAAATACTTACAGAGAATTTAATAAATTTTACAAGCTCCAAAGAAAAAATGATTTTCTCCAAAGAAATGTAAAATTTATCCAAATCTTCATTATGTATAATAAATGAAATTATCTGTAACTTTTTTGTTTACGAGCTCTAGCTCCAGGACCACCGTATTTCTTAGGTTCGGAACGTCTTGGATCCCCTACTAACATGGTTCTGTCATATTGAGTGTAAATCTCTTTTAAGTCCATGTCTTGAGTCCATTGCACTAAACCTTTTGCAATTACCATACGTGCAGCTTCAGCTTGGCCCATAACTCCTCCACCATTGACTCTGATTGAAATGTCCACTTGATTAGCAACATCTCCAGCCAATTCCAATGGTTCGGTTAATTTTAAACGTGCAAGTTCTGGAGAATAAAGTTCTAAAGGAACCTTATTGATTCTTACTTTACCAGTACCTTCTCTTACAGTACCTCTTGCAATAGCTGTTTTACGCTTACCGCTTGTATGAACAACTTTCATAACAATTACTCCATCATTTAATATAATTCGTATAATAATCCTTAATTAGAACAAATCAAACTTCACTAAATCTATTCAAATTTAGCCCCTAAAAGTTTAGAGATTTCTCCTAATTCCATTCCTTTTTTAATGTCGTTATATTCAGCTTCAGGCATGGTTATGAGTTCAGCATCAGCATACTCTTCAGGGATACCTACAAATGCTTTGAATCCTTTGAAAGCAGTTTTACCTTTTGCTTTTTTCATAGGTAACATACCTCTTACGGTTCTTCTGAATATATCTTCTGGTCTTCTTGGGTATTTAGGACCTAAGTCACGAGGGTTAGAGATACTTGCTCTGTCTACTCTTTGTTTGTACTTAGCATAAGCCCAATCTTTATTACCAGTTAACATTATTTTTTCAGCGTTGAGAACTACAATCTCTTCGCCTTCAAGAAGTTGCTTGCTGACTACACTAGCAAGTCTTCCTAAAATATGTCCTTCACCGTTAATAATCATCATCTTTTACACCAACCCTTCGCTTATAACATAATTTTAACATTACTGCCTTTAGGATTTGCTTCTGCAAGTTCTGCAATGGAAATAGCTTCACTGCCGAATTTTTCTATCTTTGCTTCAGCGTTTTTAGTAAATCCTAATGCTGCTATAGTAACTTTGTGATCTAATTTACCATCAGATAATACTTTACCTGGAATAACCACAGTTTCTCCGTCAACAGTGTGTTTGTTAATATGAGAAAGGCTTACTTCAGCTTGGTTTCTAGTAGGTTTTTCGAGTTTGATAGCTACTTCTTTCCAGATACCTACTTCTTCCTCATAAGACTGTTTTCTAAGATTGTAAATAAGGTCAATAAGGTTAGGATTAGTTTTCTTAATTTCTCTAGCCATTATTAGCTTCCTCCTTCACTAAATGTGATAAACTCGTCTGCTTTAGAATCTAAAACATCACAAGCTTTTAATAAAACCTCTTTCGGAGGCATTGATCCATCAGTTTCAATTTTAAAAATAAAATCATTTTCACGATACCCGACAGAAATGCATTTAGACTCTGCTGCTTTAGCCGCCCTTACACAAGCCTTACAAAGGGAACAGTTTTCAATATCAACAACTTCAATCTTTCCTTCTTCGCTGTCGAAATCCAATACTCCTCTAGGGCATGCGTCAACAACTGCGGTAGCAACGGTATTCTCAACTGTTTCCTCAGTTGTGATTTCAGGGTACTGCTTATATGCACAAACAGTGGTTGGCACCCATTTCGCATGGTCCTTGCCAATTCCCAATTTTGCTACAGCCTCTAAGTCAACTTCCTGATTCTCTTTTAATTTCAAGAGAGGGATGGTATCGTATACTGGTTTAATTTTTGAGTCGCCACAAGATTTCAAATCCTTGGAGTATACGGTTTTAGGTCCGCTTTCCATTAATGAGAAAGAAACGCTGCACCTTGGACAGTATTCTCCCTTTTCACTATCACAATCACAATCTTCTGGAAGTACTAATCCTTCAATAGCTTCCGCATCGGAAACCAAAGGAGTTAAACCTAATCTATGAGCCAATACTTCATCAAACATTGCAGAATCATTCTTAACTATGAATACATCTTCAATAGCTAATTTAGGCACTTTCATCATAGCGATTCTTCTTATTGCATTGACAAAAGGAACTTCTGCATCATAGACTATAAAAGTCATAGAATTTTCATCTTGCTCTTTGACATCAATTTTCATATTAAACCCTTCTTATACTCTTCTTCCTCTTTTACCGCCTGGTCTTCCAGTACCATCATGAGGTATAGGAGTGATATCTTCAATCTTACCAATTTTGATTCCAGCTCTTGCTAATGCACGAATGGTTGCTTGTGCACCAGGACCTGGGCTTCTAGGACCATTTCCACCAGGAGCTCTTACTCTAATATGTAATCCGACAAAACCTTTTTCTTTTGCATCTTCAGCCGCTCTGTTTGCTGCTTCCATTGCTGCAAAAGGAGAGGATTGTTGTCTGTCTGCACGAACTACTCTACCACCAGACCATTGACAAATGGTTTCTGCACCGGTGATGTCAGTTACAGTTAAGATAGTATTGTTAAAGGATGAATAAATATTAGCTATTCCCCATTTTTCGTCTTTTGCCATAATTACACACCTTATTGATTTTCACCAGCTTGAGTTGCTGCTTTGTTGTATTCTTCAATCTGTTTAGCTACTGGGGAAGAGTGGTAGAAACCAACTGCTTCTTCTTCTCCTCTTTTGACTACATAACTTGGAGAATTCAATTTCTTACCGTTTAAAGCAATGTGTCCGTGTACTACAAACATTCTTGCTTCCTTAGCAGTACGAGCTAAACCTTTTTGGAAAACTATAGTTTGCAATCTTCTTCTTAAGATATCTTCAACAGTCAAGTCAAGAATGTTTTCCAAGTGAGCGTTTTCATCAAGGATTCCTGATCTTTTCAAGTGTCCTAATAACTCTTCAGTTTCGACTTTCACTTGATCTTGAGAGAAACCGAGTAAGTATCTTGCTTCCCTACTGTATTTTCTAACTAAAGTATCAGCTTTCCAAATTTCCTTCTTGTTTTTTAAGCCGTATTTAGACATTAATTTGTTTTCAGTTTTAATTCTTTCTGCATTCCAAGGATGAGGTGGTGTATCATACTTTTTCCTTGCTTTTCTTGGATGTCCCATAATCACATCTCCTTATCTTAATAAAATCATTATTATAAATCTATATAAAATTTACCCGATTTACCATTCCATAGATAAAAGATATAAGCCTATCTTCTTCTACGACTTACACCGACAGTGGAACTGTGTCTGAAAGTAGACTTGGTTCTTTGTCCTCTAACTGGTAAACCAACTTCGTGTCTTCTACCCTTGTAGCTTCTGGTCTTTTTCATTCTGTTCAAATCGTCTCTTAAAGTCATGTCAAGATCAGATTCAATCAAATGAAGGTCGTCACCAGTAGCATAATCCTTACGTCTGTTTA
This genomic window from Methanobrevibacter sp. contains:
- a CDS encoding 50S ribosomal protein L13 encodes the protein MIINGEGHILGRLASVVSKQLLEGEEIVVLNAEKIMLTGNKDWAYAKYKQRVDRASISNPRDLGPKYPRRPEDIFRRTVRGMLPMKKAKGKTAFKGFKAFVGIPEEYADAELITMPEAEYNDIKKGMELGEISKLLGAKFE
- the rpsB gene encoding 30S ribosomal protein S2, coding for MSDLLIPLEKYLAAGLHIGTQQKTSDMEKYIFRVRSDGLYVLDVRKTDERIRAVAKFLAKYDPDDILVVATRQYGQAPVKKFGEITGCKTIPGRFIPGTLTNPQYAKFIEPKVIVVTDPRSDSQAILESKQNGIPVVGLCDSENLLANVDICVPSNNKGRKAIALIYWLLARQILRERGILGEDEDLDIESSDFELKF
- a CDS encoding 30S ribosomal protein S9, with the translated sequence MKVVHTSGKRKTAIARGTVREGTGKVRINKVPLELYSPELARLKLTEPLELAGDVANQVDISIRVNGGGVMGQAEAARMVIAKGLVQWTQDMDLKEIYTQYDRTMLVGDPRRSEPKKYGGPGARARKQKSYR
- a CDS encoding 4Fe-4S dicluster domain-containing protein, with amino-acid sequence MSTVIIDASKCENAECGECVDMCPMEIFSLDGDKVVTDHEDECTLCEVCVDMCPNDCITIKDE
- a CDS encoding DNA-directed RNA polymerase subunit D produces the protein MKIDVKEQDENSMTFIVYDAEVPFVNAIRRIAMMKVPKLAIEDVFIVKNDSAMFDEVLAHRLGLTPLVSDAEAIEGLVLPEDCDCDSEKGEYCPRCSVSFSLMESGPKTVYSKDLKSCGDSKIKPVYDTIPLLKLKENQEVDLEAVAKLGIGKDHAKWVPTTVCAYKQYPEITTEETVENTVATAVVDACPRGVLDFDSEEGKIEVVDIENCSLCKACVRAAKAAESKCISVGYRENDFIFKIETDGSMPPKEVLLKACDVLDSKADEFITFSEGGS
- a CDS encoding DNA-directed RNA polymerase subunit K, which gives rise to MAANKDNTKKLTRFEKARVLGARAIQLSMGAKPMKHKEIDKFLKSSKSLDPIDIATKELELGILPLNVRHKE
- the amrB gene encoding AmmeMemoRadiSam system protein B codes for the protein MIREPIVAGKFYESNVKHLNESIEDCFKHKLGPGEVPKLSRINKEKQVNAIMVPHAGYVYSGPTAAHAYSKLVQDGFPETFVILHPNHTGYGAEVSVYNEGSWIVPNGVCDVDNELADEIIKNSNFAKADFAAHQHEHSCEVQLPFLKYFDSNFKIVPICMMDQSVEASIDLANSIHEASQNMGRKITLIDSTDLSHFKSQEKTIEHDNLVFNEVFNANTEGLYQVVKKEQISICGYGPTMASMEFSKKLGQKNFELLQHSTSGDITLDYASVVGYGSGIWY
- a CDS encoding 50S ribosomal protein L18e; its protein translation is MAREIKKTNPNLIDLIYNLRKQSYEEEVGIWKEVAIKLEKPTRNQAEVSLSHINKHTVDGETVVIPGKVLSDGKLDHKVTIAALGFTKNAEAKIEKFGSEAISIAELAEANPKGSNVKIML
- a CDS encoding site-2 protease family protein — translated: MFTFTRKEIRDLIIAFIVLSICFAISNVGLNLNGIIALLPIVMVGVGLGFIFHELGHKFMSMQYGYEAEFELWPLGLLIALVTAFLGFVFAAPGSVKTYAEDMSDEIIGKITIAGPTTNIGLAILFIIIAALIYPFSTNGGISHLIYLICTVGFSVNSFLAAFNLLPFYSLDGTKVMKWSVGVWIVAFGVAAIMLLISITIGAENMVGIIIGL
- a CDS encoding 30S ribosomal protein S4 — encoded protein: MGHPRKARKKYDTPPHPWNAERIKTENKLMSKYGLKNKKEIWKADTLVRKYSREARYLLGFSQDQVKVETEELLGHLKRSGILDENAHLENILDLTVEDILRRRLQTIVFQKGLARTAKEARMFVVHGHIALNGKKLNSPSYVVKRGEEEAVGFYHSSPVAKQIEEYNKAATQAGENQ
- a CDS encoding 30S ribosomal protein S11; its protein translation is MAKDEKWGIANIYSSFNNTILTVTDITGAETICQWSGGRVVRADRQQSSPFAAMEAANRAAEDAKEKGFVGLHIRVRAPGGNGPRSPGPGAQATIRALARAGIKIGKIEDITPIPHDGTGRPGGKRGRRV
- the eno gene encoding phosphopyruvate hydratase, whose protein sequence is MDSVIEDVRVRKILDSRGNPTVEVDIITWNGFGRAAAPSGASTGSREVVSFPEGGVSQVITEVEDLISSELIGMAAEDIEDIDEILKEIDGTENLSAIGGNTTVAVSMAAAKAAAMSYNLPLYNFLGGNFIKEIPYPLGNMMNGGAHAGPNAPDIQEFLVVPVGASDITEAVFANVEVHKRLKELISKKDSSFTGGKGDEGGWIPNITNNQALEIQAQACEEVGDELGFIIKPGLDMASSEFWSEEEGKYVYGQDGLKRDSGDQVDYVKDLIDTYHMFYVEDPFDEKDFDGFAELTGKVGSKCRICGDDLFVTNSELLAYGIERKAANAIIIKPNQIGTLTDTYETVRLAKENGVMPVVSHRSGETCDETIAHLAIAFGAPMIKTGAIGGERIAKLNELIRIEEEMSNPRMADLY
- a CDS encoding DNA-directed RNA polymerase subunit N, yielding MIPIRCISCGKPVSAYFDEYNRRLADGEESKDILDDMGITRYCCRRMLISHVETWE
- a CDS encoding DUF389 domain-containing protein, with translation MSVNEDQNQTITEKIKMAFSLSEDRASNEEIRERLLDGGKITGTNMCVMVCAMIIASVGLNMSSTAVIIGAMLISPIMGSILASAYGNVSNDYPLFKNHMAGLAIQIAISVAAASIYFFLSPVKAPTAELLARTSPTFYDVLIAFFGGLAGIIGQTRLDKTNTVIPGVAIATALMPPLCTCGYSIANGRWDMLLGAGYLFIINSYFIFLAASIILSVLKIPKMKELTPKEWKIHRFRMIRNTIIIALPSIAAVYYMLL